A genomic window from Streptomyces brevispora includes:
- the ald gene encoding alanine dehydrogenase, translating into MKVGIPREVKNNEFRVAITPAGVHELVRHGHQVVVEESAGAGSSITDEEYVAAGAQILPTADEVWAAADLLLKVKEPVAEEYHRLRKGQTLFTYLHLAASRACTDALLESGTTAIAYETVETANRALPLLAPMSEVAGRLAPQVGAYHLMRSAGGRGVLPGGVPGTAAGRAVVIGGGVSGWNATQIAVGLGFHVTLLDKDINKLREADRIFGTKVQTVVSNAFELEKAVVEADLVVGAVLIPGAKAPKLVTNELVARMKPGSVLVDIAIDQGGCFEDSHPTTHAEPTFMVHDSVFYCVANMPGAVPNTSTYALTNATLPYIVELANRGWAEALRRDAALAKGLNTHDGQVVYREVAEAHGLDHVELSTLLG; encoded by the coding sequence GTGAAGGTCGGCATCCCCCGCGAAGTCAAGAACAACGAGTTCCGCGTGGCGATCACGCCTGCCGGTGTGCACGAGCTCGTCCGTCACGGCCACCAGGTCGTCGTCGAGGAGAGCGCCGGGGCCGGCTCCTCCATCACGGACGAGGAGTACGTCGCTGCCGGGGCGCAGATCCTGCCTACCGCCGACGAGGTCTGGGCCGCCGCCGACCTGCTGCTGAAGGTCAAGGAGCCGGTCGCCGAGGAGTACCACCGCCTCCGCAAGGGCCAGACCCTCTTCACGTACCTGCACCTCGCCGCCTCCCGCGCCTGCACGGACGCGCTGCTCGAGTCCGGTACCACCGCCATCGCCTACGAGACCGTCGAGACCGCGAACCGCGCGCTGCCGCTGCTCGCCCCGATGTCCGAGGTCGCGGGCCGGCTGGCCCCGCAGGTCGGCGCGTACCACCTGATGCGCTCGGCCGGCGGCCGCGGCGTGCTGCCGGGCGGCGTCCCGGGTACGGCGGCCGGTCGGGCCGTCGTCATCGGCGGCGGTGTCTCGGGCTGGAACGCCACGCAGATCGCCGTCGGTCTCGGCTTCCACGTCACGCTGCTCGACAAGGACATCAACAAGCTCCGCGAGGCCGACCGGATCTTCGGCACCAAGGTGCAGACGGTCGTCTCCAACGCCTTCGAGCTGGAGAAGGCCGTCGTCGAGGCCGACCTGGTCGTCGGCGCCGTGCTGATCCCCGGCGCGAAGGCCCCGAAGCTGGTCACCAACGAGCTCGTCGCCAGGATGAAGCCCGGAAGTGTACTTGTCGACATTGCAATTGATCAGGGCGGCTGCTTCGAGGACTCCCACCCGACGACGCACGCCGAGCCGACCTTCATGGTTCACGACTCGGTCTTCTACTGCGTCGCCAACATGCCGGGCGCGGTGCCGAACACCTCCACGTACGCCCTCACCAACGCCACGCTGCCCTACATCGTGGAGCTCGCCAACCGTGGCTGGGCCGAGGCGCTGCGCCGTGACGCCGCACTCGCCAAGGGCCTCAACACCCATGACGGACAGGTCGTTTACCGCGAGGTGGCGGAGGCGCACGGCCTCGACCACGTCGAACTGAGCACGCTTCTCGGCTGA
- a CDS encoding segregation and condensation protein A produces MPSPDEPARTFRRPLGRGPGGGPVSGPAGAGHGAGAVASAPALPPETGEAAPVAEDPPVAPESPDLAVTAATPAADDGRFTVRLANFEGPFDLLLQLISKHKLDVTEVALSKVTDEFMVHIRAMGPDWDLDQTTEFLVVAATLLDLKAARLLPAAEVEDEGDLALLEARDLLFARLLQYRAYKRIAEIFSDRLESEGRRFPRTVGLEPHHAELLPDVVISIGAEGFAALAVKAMQPRPRPQVYIDHIHAPLVSVREQARIVMARLREAGEMSFRELAEDAADTLTVVARFLALLELYREKAVALDQDEALGELMVRWAGGAGAEPLVTDEFDQEAPDVQDEQRDVKA; encoded by the coding sequence ATGCCATCACCCGACGAGCCCGCCCGCACCTTCCGCCGCCCGCTGGGCCGCGGGCCGGGGGGCGGGCCCGTGTCCGGGCCGGCGGGGGCCGGACACGGGGCGGGGGCGGTCGCGTCGGCCCCGGCCCTTCCTCCCGAAACAGGCGAGGCGGCCCCGGTCGCGGAGGATCCCCCGGTCGCGCCGGAGTCCCCGGACCTCGCGGTCACCGCTGCCACCCCCGCGGCCGACGACGGCCGGTTCACCGTTCGGCTGGCGAACTTCGAGGGGCCGTTCGATCTGCTGCTCCAGCTCATCTCCAAGCACAAGCTGGATGTGACCGAGGTCGCCCTGTCCAAGGTCACCGATGAGTTCATGGTCCATATCCGGGCCATGGGCCCGGACTGGGACCTGGACCAGACCACCGAGTTCCTCGTCGTCGCGGCCACCCTCCTGGACCTCAAGGCCGCCCGGCTGCTGCCCGCCGCCGAGGTGGAGGACGAGGGGGACCTGGCGCTGCTCGAAGCCAGGGACCTGCTCTTCGCGCGGCTGCTGCAGTACCGCGCGTACAAACGCATCGCCGAGATCTTCAGCGACCGCCTCGAATCGGAGGGCCGCCGCTTCCCCCGTACCGTCGGGCTGGAGCCGCACCACGCGGAGCTGCTGCCCGACGTCGTGATCAGCATCGGGGCCGAGGGCTTCGCCGCGCTGGCCGTGAAGGCGATGCAGCCCAGGCCCCGGCCGCAGGTCTACATCGACCACATCCACGCCCCGCTGGTCAGCGTGCGCGAGCAGGCCCGGATCGTGATGGCGCGGCTGCGGGAGGCGGGGGAGATGAGTTTCAGGGAGCTGGCCGAGGACGCCGCGGACACCCTCACCGTCGTCGCCCGCTTCCTCGCGCTGCTGGAGCTCTACCGGGAGAAGGCCGTCGCCCTGGACCAGGACGAGGCGCTGGGGGAGCTCATGGTGCGCTGGGCCGGGGGAGCGGGGGCCGAACCCCTCGTGACGGACGAGTTCGACCAGGAGGCACCGGACGTGCAGGACGAACAGCGGGATGTGAAGGCATGA
- a CDS encoding ParA family protein, whose protein sequence is MPARGQSPHGLEAVGSVAVRTFATHQHMTTAPQMMDGLHVNATAGNESGRDTAHFADFDEAPQGHFYDPDAEYEPDPEYAATLAPDAARQRRERIGPTGRPLPYFPIPGPLTDHGPAKIIAMCNQKGGVGKTTSTINLGAALAEYGRRVLLVDFDPQGALSVGLGVNPMELDLTVYNLLMERGMAADEVLLKTAVPNMDLLPSNIDLSAAEVQLVSEVARESTLQRALKPLMADYDYIVIDCQPSLGLLTVNALTAAHKVIVPLECEFFALRGVALLTETIEKVQERLNPELELDGILATMYDSRTVHSREVLARVVEAFDDHVYHTVIGRTVRFPETTVAGEPITTYASNSVGAAAYRQLAREVLARCHAE, encoded by the coding sequence ATGCCTGCACGGGGCCAGAGCCCGCACGGGCTGGAGGCTGTCGGCTCCGTCGCTGTCCGCACCTTCGCCACCCACCAGCACATGACGACAGCCCCCCAGATGATGGACGGCCTACACGTGAACGCCACGGCCGGCAACGAGAGTGGCCGGGACACCGCCCACTTCGCCGACTTCGACGAGGCGCCCCAAGGGCACTTCTACGACCCCGACGCCGAGTACGAGCCCGATCCGGAGTACGCGGCCACGCTCGCGCCCGACGCCGCCCGGCAGCGCCGCGAGCGGATCGGCCCGACCGGCCGCCCCCTGCCCTACTTCCCGATCCCGGGCCCGCTGACCGACCACGGTCCCGCGAAGATCATCGCGATGTGCAACCAGAAGGGCGGCGTCGGCAAGACCACGTCGACCATCAACCTGGGCGCCGCGCTCGCGGAGTACGGACGACGTGTCCTGCTCGTCGACTTCGACCCGCAGGGAGCCCTGTCGGTCGGTCTCGGCGTCAACCCGATGGAGCTCGACCTCACCGTCTACAACCTGCTCATGGAGCGGGGCATGGCGGCCGACGAGGTCCTCCTGAAGACCGCCGTGCCCAACATGGACCTGCTGCCGAGCAACATCGACCTGTCGGCCGCCGAGGTCCAGCTGGTCAGCGAGGTCGCCCGGGAGTCCACCCTGCAGCGCGCCCTGAAGCCGCTGATGGCCGACTACGACTACATCGTGATCGACTGCCAGCCCTCGCTCGGCCTGCTCACCGTGAACGCCCTGACGGCCGCGCACAAGGTGATCGTGCCGCTGGAGTGCGAGTTCTTCGCCCTGCGCGGTGTGGCGTTGCTCACCGAGACCATCGAGAAGGTCCAGGAACGGCTCAACCCGGAACTGGAGCTCGACGGCATCCTCGCCACCATGTACGACTCCCGTACGGTGCACAGCCGTGAGGTCCTCGCGCGCGTCGTCGAGGCCTTCGATGATCACGTGTACCACACGGTCATCGGGCGCACGGTCCGCTTCCCGGAGACCACGGTCGCCGGCGAGCCCATCACCACGTACGCCTCCAACTCGGTCGGTGCCGCCGCCTATCGCCAGCTCGCCAGGGAGGTGCTCGCCCGGTGTCACGCCGAGTGA
- a CDS encoding tetratricopeptide repeat protein: MTDQAVDTSGPAEAAGTEEPAAVEPSQFFGRERELKELRADIERAGLDTMAGRKSGRARVLLIAGRPGSGRTALAGELTRRLLGTGDYPDGLFRVRLTEPGGTRVPTERAARDLLGQLDMVGPPGADEDELSQMVREALAARRALLLIDDAPDAEQVDPLLPDNPDCLVVATAQGPLTGIPGVRPCTIGGLEAGPAVQLLARTIGQVRITVDPRTAETLSEECGGQPAALVMVGGWLAAHPTASVADVTKQLRELPDDTEQSTGARPLARAFRLIHDSLPPTAARILRLLSLAPAGLADAHTASALAGCSVSAAQTMLDDFVRLGVLRGDGAEQPQYEVPGCLAPLLRSSLEDLDRPAEIQLAQARMLERTVRRLQSCRAVTEPEGSPARRRLAGLPRSLRFPGPEDAARWLRNRRPALLASARIAVEDGELDTLARRLVAALVRALAVHEGTEAAAPDLYGLHGLVLAVAERRELPRERAAALLNLADLDAGTGRTREALTRYRAALDAGRAAKDPYATGRAMESVGGAYAELGDFHRASDWYGRALAQRLTQGERADEARLYGRLGTVHTYAGRYGEALRNWRASAAGYRRLGDLPAQARALSEVARVQEYAGRPQDSLQTCREAVEWARKAKDVRLQAALELRLADTLDRLGDPAAAGLHRGTADRLLGEESSAYEIRSATTEN, from the coding sequence GTGACGGATCAGGCGGTGGACACCAGCGGCCCGGCCGAGGCAGCGGGGACCGAGGAGCCGGCTGCCGTCGAGCCATCCCAATTCTTCGGCCGTGAGCGCGAGTTGAAGGAGCTCCGGGCCGACATCGAACGGGCCGGACTGGACACCATGGCCGGTCGCAAGAGCGGCCGGGCCCGGGTCCTGCTGATCGCCGGACGCCCCGGCTCCGGCCGCACCGCACTGGCCGGCGAACTCACCCGCCGGCTGCTCGGCACCGGCGACTACCCCGACGGCCTGTTCCGCGTCCGGCTCACCGAACCCGGCGGCACCCGGGTCCCCACCGAACGCGCCGCCCGGGATCTCCTCGGCCAGCTGGACATGGTGGGACCGCCCGGCGCGGACGAGGACGAACTCTCCCAGATGGTGCGCGAGGCCCTCGCCGCACGCCGGGCGCTGCTCCTGATCGATGACGCGCCGGACGCCGAGCAGGTCGACCCGCTGCTCCCGGACAACCCGGACTGCCTGGTCGTCGCCACCGCGCAGGGCCCGCTGACCGGTATCCCCGGCGTCCGGCCCTGCACCATCGGGGGACTGGAGGCGGGACCGGCGGTCCAGCTGCTGGCCCGCACCATCGGGCAGGTCCGCATCACCGTCGACCCGCGGACCGCCGAGACGCTGTCCGAGGAGTGCGGCGGGCAGCCCGCCGCACTCGTCATGGTCGGGGGCTGGCTGGCCGCGCACCCGACGGCGTCGGTCGCCGACGTCACCAAGCAGCTGCGGGAACTGCCGGACGACACCGAGCAGTCCACCGGCGCCCGTCCGCTGGCCCGCGCCTTCCGGCTGATCCACGACTCACTGCCGCCGACCGCCGCCCGGATACTGCGACTGCTCTCCCTCGCCCCCGCCGGACTCGCCGACGCCCACACCGCCTCCGCACTGGCCGGCTGCTCGGTCTCGGCCGCCCAGACCATGCTCGACGACTTCGTGCGGCTGGGGGTGCTGCGTGGCGACGGGGCCGAGCAGCCGCAGTACGAGGTGCCCGGCTGCCTCGCACCCCTGCTGCGGTCGTCGCTCGAGGACCTGGACCGCCCGGCCGAGATCCAGCTGGCGCAGGCGAGGATGCTGGAGCGGACCGTGCGCCGGCTCCAGTCCTGCCGGGCGGTCACCGAACCCGAGGGCTCCCCGGCCCGGCGCAGACTCGCCGGGCTGCCGCGCTCCCTGCGCTTCCCCGGCCCCGAGGACGCCGCGCGGTGGCTGAGAAACCGCCGGCCCGCGCTCCTCGCCTCCGCCCGGATCGCTGTGGAGGACGGCGAACTCGACACACTGGCAAGGCGGTTGGTGGCCGCACTGGTGCGGGCACTGGCGGTGCACGAGGGGACCGAGGCGGCCGCGCCCGACCTGTACGGACTGCACGGTCTGGTGCTGGCGGTCGCCGAGCGGCGCGAACTGCCGCGCGAACGCGCGGCGGCCCTGCTCAACCTCGCCGACCTGGACGCCGGGACCGGCCGGACCCGGGAGGCGCTGACCCGCTACCGGGCCGCGCTGGATGCCGGACGGGCCGCGAAGGACCCGTACGCCACCGGACGCGCGATGGAATCCGTAGGTGGCGCCTATGCGGAGCTGGGCGACTTCCACCGGGCCTCCGACTGGTACGGCCGGGCGCTCGCCCAGCGGCTCACCCAGGGCGAGAGGGCCGATGAGGCGCGGCTGTACGGGCGGCTGGGCACCGTCCACACCTACGCCGGGCGGTACGGCGAGGCGCTGCGGAACTGGCGGGCCTCGGCGGCCGGCTACCGCAGGCTCGGCGACCTGCCCGCCCAGGCGCGGGCGCTCAGCGAGGTCGCCCGGGTCCAGGAGTACGCGGGCCGTCCGCAGGATTCGCTGCAGACCTGCCGGGAGGCCGTGGAGTGGGCGCGGAAGGCCAAGGACGTACGGCTGCAGGCCGCACTGGAGCTGCGGCTGGCCGACACGCTGGACCGGCTCGGCGACCCCGCCGCCGCGGGGCTGCACAGGGGTACGGCCGACAGATTGCTGGGCGAGGAGAGCTCAGCCTACGAAATCCGTAGTGCGACGACGGAAAATTAA